A portion of the Cellulophaga algicola DSM 14237 genome contains these proteins:
- a CDS encoding universal stress protein, whose product MNKRILIPTDFSKNALNAARYALDLYEKQNCDFYFLNVFHVNGYTTDNLSIPEPGNTAYDTAKEASEASLGKLLEVLKLHSDNPKHHFHTLSSFNFLSEAMKDLIAKKVINLVVMGTHGATGSKAVIFGSNTVKAMEKINACPVLAVPEDLRFAPLNEIVFPTDFKSSFKHKELNYLIDIVRMHSATVCILYIGKEEELTAIQQENKLHLETLFSTIAYTFHTLTDITIAKGITTFVDSRDSDMIAFINRKHFFFDSIFSKPLVKEIGYNAITPILALH is encoded by the coding sequence ATGAACAAACGCATCTTAATTCCTACAGATTTTTCTAAAAATGCCTTAAATGCAGCTCGTTATGCACTAGATTTATATGAAAAGCAAAACTGTGATTTTTATTTTTTAAATGTATTTCATGTAAATGGATATACGACAGACAATTTATCTATACCTGAGCCAGGCAATACAGCATACGATACGGCTAAAGAAGCATCTGAAGCATCCTTAGGTAAACTGTTAGAGGTTTTAAAATTACATAGTGATAACCCGAAACACCATTTTCATACGCTATCTAGTTTCAATTTTTTATCAGAAGCAATGAAAGATCTTATTGCTAAAAAAGTGATCAATTTAGTAGTTATGGGAACTCATGGCGCAACGGGCAGCAAAGCTGTTATTTTTGGTAGCAATACCGTAAAGGCTATGGAGAAGATTAATGCTTGTCCTGTATTAGCAGTTCCTGAAGATCTTAGGTTTGCGCCACTTAATGAAATAGTATTTCCTACAGATTTTAAATCAAGCTTTAAACATAAAGAGCTAAACTATTTAATAGATATCGTTAGAATGCATAGCGCCACCGTATGTATACTCTACATCGGTAAAGAAGAAGAGTTAACCGCTATTCAACAAGAAAACAAACTACATTTAGAAACTCTTTTTAGTACCATAGCATATACATTTCATACCCTAACCGATATTACTATAGCGAAAGGCATTACTACTTTTGTAGATAGTAGAGATAGTGATATGATAGCTTTTATTAACCGAAAGCATTTTTTCTTTGACAGCATTTTTTCAAAACCACTCGTAAAAGAAATTGGCTATAATGCTATAACTCCCATTTTAGCGCTTCATTAA
- a CDS encoding mechanosensitive ion channel family protein: MDTLKTLFEHPTFIKIGSLLVWIIVIVAIIGFFRKLLKKRITDLSIRYKAQKGIEIIGYTLIFFLILLSFTVKNLEDYTIIIGLFTAGITFTLQELILSIAGSFYIFFVRIYKPGDRIEINGIKGDVIDIDSIYTTLMEIGEWVSSDNYSGRIVKISNAFVFKGPIKNYSMDFPFVWDELNILITYESDLEVAKKIVQEQAELLLADYTEKSTAKWKEMVEHYYIEDSKLAPSIAINLTDNWVAVNLRYITDYKKRRATKHELLELIQREIKATQGIVNFASTTLQLLKMPEVDVQLKK; this comes from the coding sequence ATGGATACCCTAAAGACCTTATTTGAACATCCTACCTTTATTAAAATAGGCTCTTTACTGGTTTGGATTATTGTAATTGTAGCTATCATTGGTTTTTTTAGAAAATTACTAAAGAAAAGAATAACCGATTTATCCATTCGTTACAAGGCTCAAAAAGGGATAGAAATTATTGGGTATACCCTTATATTTTTTCTTATTCTTTTATCTTTTACTGTAAAAAACCTTGAAGATTATACCATTATTATTGGGTTATTTACAGCTGGAATAACGTTTACACTTCAGGAGTTGATTTTAAGCATCGCAGGATCATTTTATATTTTCTTTGTACGTATTTATAAGCCTGGTGATCGTATTGAAATTAATGGAATAAAAGGAGACGTAATAGATATTGATAGCATTTACACCACCTTAATGGAAATAGGCGAATGGGTTAGCAGTGATAACTATTCCGGTAGAATTGTAAAAATTAGTAACGCCTTTGTTTTTAAAGGCCCCATTAAAAATTACTCTATGGATTTTCCTTTTGTCTGGGATGAATTAAATATTCTAATTACCTACGAATCTGATTTAGAAGTTGCAAAAAAAATAGTGCAAGAACAAGCAGAACTACTTTTGGCAGATTATACCGAAAAATCTACTGCAAAGTGGAAAGAAATGGTAGAACACTACTATATAGAAGATTCTAAACTAGCACCTTCTATCGCCATCAATTTAACAGATAATTGGGTGGCTGTAAACTTACGTTATATCACAGATTACAAAAAAAGAAGAGCTACAAAGCATGAATTACTTGAATTAATTCAACGAGAAATTAAAGCTACCCAAGGTATTGTAAACTTTGCTTCTACAACTTTACAGTTACTTAAAATGCCCGAAGTAGACGTACAACTAAAAAAATGA
- a CDS encoding universal stress protein, with product MKSILVATDFSNDAYCALFYGTKLFKETSCTFYILNVYDELTPLKNKRAPFLSNKNELGEIETQSNTALEKLLHKITLDTENPNHKFIPLSKEGNLSKNIKNVTKEYDIDLVLIGSKGETGAKELFFGSNTIQITNTITNCPILAIPKQIDYKAPKEIAFVTDFKQGCSLNNIEPLLFIAKQTNAAIRVMHIIEEASLDAEQELKYKLLENCLKDVKHSFSTMKDFNEKAQVINEFISEREIDLFCMVHQKRSFLEKLMREPVIKDVSMYANIPFLILPNKE from the coding sequence ATGAAATCTATATTAGTAGCTACCGACTTTTCTAATGATGCCTACTGTGCGTTGTTTTACGGAACAAAATTATTTAAAGAAACCTCTTGTACATTTTATATTCTCAATGTTTACGATGAGCTTACTCCCCTAAAAAACAAAAGAGCTCCTTTTTTATCCAATAAAAATGAGCTAGGTGAAATTGAAACGCAATCTAATACTGCTTTAGAGAAATTACTTCATAAAATAACCTTAGATACCGAAAATCCTAATCATAAGTTTATTCCGCTTTCTAAAGAAGGTAATCTTTCTAAGAATATAAAAAATGTAACTAAAGAATATGATATAGATCTTGTTTTGATAGGTAGCAAAGGAGAAACTGGTGCTAAAGAATTGTTCTTTGGAAGCAATACCATTCAAATTACAAATACCATTACCAACTGTCCTATTCTAGCTATCCCTAAACAGATAGACTATAAAGCTCCTAAAGAAATTGCTTTTGTGACCGATTTTAAGCAAGGGTGTTCCTTAAATAATATTGAACCTTTACTATTTATTGCAAAGCAAACCAATGCTGCAATAAGAGTTATGCATATTATTGAAGAAGCTAGCTTAGATGCAGAGCAAGAACTCAAATATAAATTATTAGAAAATTGTCTTAAAGATGTTAAACACTCTTTCTCCACGATGAAAGATTTTAATGAAAAAGCACAAGTAATCAATGAATTTATATCAGAAAGAGAAATAGACCTATTCTGTATGGTACATCAAAAAAGAAGTTTTCTTGAAAAACTAATGCGTGAACCTGTCATAAAAGATGTGAGTATGTATGCTAATATTCCATTTCTAATTCTTCCCAATAAGGAATGA
- a CDS encoding 2Fe-2S iron-sulfur cluster-binding protein gives MAQITFISTDNKSTVVSGNSGNLMELALQNKIEGIEGNCGGVCSCATCHIYVQKEDWTKIGPPNEMESDMLEFDDKTTNYSRLSCQIQVTDAIDGIVVNVAK, from the coding sequence ATGGCTCAAATAACATTTATTTCAACCGATAATAAAAGCACTGTAGTATCTGGCAATTCTGGCAATTTGATGGAGTTGGCATTGCAAAATAAAATTGAAGGCATTGAAGGGAATTGCGGGGGCGTTTGCTCTTGTGCTACTTGTCATATTTACGTACAAAAAGAAGATTGGACCAAAATAGGTCCGCCAAATGAAATGGAAAGTGATATGCTAGAGTTTGATGATAAAACAACAAACTATAGCAGATTATCCTGCCAAATTCAAGTCACTGATGCTATTGATGGCATTGTTGTTAATGTTGCAAAATAA
- a CDS encoding alcohol dehydrogenase catalytic domain-containing protein, with protein MSIQSKSAIAKGDGSFSIEYVTVENPQEDEVLVAIKAAGLCHTDHDSLHWGKPIIMGHEGAGIVKAIGAKVTTVKVGDAVILNWATPCGKCFQCKEKNQHICENNSPVVAGGNGYTPGHAHLEGTTCNNTPIIRSFNIGTLSEYTLVKESAVVKNTYDKMPFTAASIISCGVMTGYGSAVNSAKVKEHSSVVVLGTGGVGLNVIQGAKVSKASKIIAIDINENRLEMAKQFGATHTILARKNDKGLLEAAKKVRIMTDGRGADYAFECTAIPALGAAPLAMVRNAGTAVQVSGIEEEVLIDMSLFEWDKIYINPLYGKCNPQTDFPKIITHYKNGDLLLDEMITRTYSLDNLQQAFDDMLSGKNAKGVIVFD; from the coding sequence ATGTCTATACAATCAAAAAGTGCTATTGCAAAAGGTGACGGATCATTCTCTATTGAATATGTTACCGTAGAAAACCCACAAGAGGATGAAGTATTGGTGGCTATAAAAGCTGCAGGACTTTGCCATACAGACCATGATTCTCTCCATTGGGGAAAACCTATTATTATGGGGCATGAAGGCGCTGGAATTGTAAAAGCAATTGGTGCTAAAGTAACCACCGTTAAGGTAGGAGATGCTGTAATTTTAAACTGGGCCACCCCATGTGGTAAATGCTTTCAATGCAAAGAAAAAAACCAACATATTTGTGAAAATAATTCGCCCGTAGTGGCCGGTGGAAATGGGTATACGCCAGGACATGCACATTTAGAAGGTACCACATGTAATAACACCCCTATTATACGTTCCTTTAATATTGGTACTTTATCAGAATATACTTTAGTAAAAGAATCTGCCGTCGTAAAAAACACTTACGATAAAATGCCTTTTACGGCTGCAAGTATTATTAGTTGTGGTGTAATGACAGGCTACGGGTCTGCCGTAAACTCTGCCAAAGTAAAAGAACATAGTAGTGTGGTGGTTTTGGGTACAGGAGGCGTAGGATTAAATGTTATTCAAGGAGCAAAAGTGTCTAAAGCATCTAAAATTATAGCCATTGACATTAATGAAAATCGTTTAGAAATGGCGAAACAATTTGGAGCTACACATACTATTCTTGCTCGTAAAAATGACAAGGGACTTTTAGAAGCTGCCAAAAAAGTAAGAATAATGACCGATGGTCGTGGTGCAGATTATGCTTTTGAATGTACCGCAATACCAGCGCTAGGTGCTGCTCCTTTAGCAATGGTAAGAAATGCAGGAACAGCAGTACAAGTAAGTGGTATTGAAGAGGAAGTATTGATAGATATGTCTCTCTTTGAATGGGATAAAATTTATATCAATCCGTTATACGGAAAATGTAACCCGCAAACAGATTTCCCCAAGATCATAACCCATTATAAAAACGGCGACTTACTGCTTGATGAAATGATTACACGCACCTATTCTCTTGATAATTTACAACAAGCTTTTGACGATATGCTATCGGGTAAGAATGCTAAAGGTGTAATTGTTTTTGATTAA
- a CDS encoding NAD(P)/FAD-dependent oxidoreductase, with amino-acid sequence MTAQSSQTCIIIGASHAGVNFAFALRKQGWQGTILLFDKEATLPYHKPPLSKSYLSTEDHNKIDALYPLESYTTDNITLKLGISIASANAKESTITTQEGKEYQYNFLVLATGARPLIPNIQGIATVKNIFPMRSIADAVAIRTALKKSISKKVVLIGGGYIGLETAASLKKIGAIVTVLEREPRVLARVTATEMSHFFEKLHHDNAVAIHCNKNVSQLAHKNKTNIISCDDGSTYEADIIVVGVGIIVNTELAEQLGLEITNGIKVDSTCKTSNTAIYAIGDCTNHYSPHYKKNIRLESVQNAVDQAKIAAASICGNEKHYNTIPWFWSDQYDVKLQIVGLTTGYNQLIKRVETSKEKSVSFWYFKDDELLAVDAVNNAKAYILGGRFIQSKQQLNKEKIKDSSIAITPTSFL; translated from the coding sequence ATGACAGCACAAAGTTCACAAACGTGTATCATAATTGGCGCAAGTCATGCTGGGGTAAATTTTGCTTTCGCCCTTAGAAAACAAGGTTGGCAGGGTACTATTTTACTCTTTGATAAGGAAGCTACCCTCCCCTATCACAAACCTCCACTTTCTAAATCATATTTAAGTACGGAAGACCATAATAAAATAGATGCCCTATATCCATTAGAAAGCTATACGACAGATAACATCACTTTAAAACTAGGGATTAGTATTGCTTCTGCTAATGCAAAAGAGAGTACCATCACAACCCAAGAAGGAAAAGAATATCAGTATAACTTTTTAGTCTTGGCCACAGGAGCACGACCTTTAATTCCGAATATTCAAGGAATAGCAACTGTCAAAAATATATTCCCCATGCGCTCTATTGCAGATGCTGTGGCAATTAGAACTGCATTAAAAAAATCAATCTCTAAAAAAGTGGTGCTAATTGGTGGTGGCTATATTGGATTAGAAACTGCTGCATCTTTAAAAAAAATAGGCGCAATTGTCACTGTTTTAGAACGGGAACCTCGAGTATTAGCACGAGTGACGGCGACTGAAATGTCTCACTTTTTTGAAAAATTACATCATGATAATGCTGTTGCTATTCACTGTAACAAAAACGTATCCCAACTAGCGCATAAAAATAAAACAAACATCATTAGTTGTGATGATGGTAGTACTTATGAGGCCGATATCATTGTGGTGGGCGTAGGTATTATTGTGAATACAGAATTAGCTGAACAGCTAGGGCTTGAAATAACTAATGGGATAAAAGTAGACAGTACCTGCAAGACAAGTAATACTGCTATTTATGCTATTGGCGATTGCACCAACCACTATAGTCCCCATTATAAAAAAAATATCCGATTAGAATCTGTACAAAATGCGGTAGATCAAGCAAAAATAGCGGCAGCTAGTATTTGTGGTAATGAGAAACACTACAATACAATCCCTTGGTTTTGGTCAGATCAGTATGATGTAAAATTACAAATTGTAGGGCTAACAACAGGCTATAACCAACTCATTAAACGGGTTGAAACCTCAAAAGAGAAAAGCGTTTCCTTTTGGTATTTTAAGGATGATGAATTGCTTGCCGTAGATGCTGTAAACAATGCAAAAGCATATATTCTAGGCGGAAGATTTATTCAATCGAAGCAACAACTAAATAAAGAAAAAATTAAAGATTCAAGTATCGCTATAACCCCTACTAGTTTTTTATAA
- the cls gene encoding cardiolipin synthase, with translation MGLHIAYTLYILIALTLVVSILLHGAKPSKILGWLLAIFTVPVGGILLYLLLGRNRRKNKLILLKKDRFFKFPKPTIAHMAAMRGQFKRIMTLVYRNSHFPPTEGNNLYLLKDGKTTFEAIFKALEAAKSTIHLQYYIFEEGELADTFLDLFVKKIKEGVSVRMIYDGVGSFSLSKKYLAKLQEIGVEVYPFLPFKFGRFFRTLNYRNHRKIIVVDGFIGFTGGINISDKYLKGDETLGKWHDMHLQIIGPAAKHLDYVFVMDWYLVSQKDCTPVKIDRTIEGDANSLVQIVAGGPDDDFASLEQTYFSIINKAKKYIYITNPYIIPGQAILQALQTAALSGVDVRLLISEQVDSKIVGWSVRSYFEALLKSGVKINLFPDGFLHSKIIVSDDAITTIGTANLDDRSFEQNYEVNALIYDEAFAKLLKTDFLNDAHISKSLSYTEFINRPWSDKLKEGFGKLFSALL, from the coding sequence TTGGGACTTCACATCGCATACACTCTTTATATATTAATTGCCTTAACCTTAGTGGTGAGTATCTTACTACACGGAGCAAAGCCATCAAAAATTTTGGGTTGGTTATTGGCCATATTTACGGTTCCTGTAGGAGGTATTTTATTGTATTTATTATTAGGAAGAAATAGAAGAAAAAATAAGCTGATACTTTTAAAGAAAGATCGGTTCTTTAAATTCCCGAAACCAACTATTGCCCATATGGCAGCAATGCGTGGTCAATTTAAAAGGATCATGACCTTGGTTTACCGAAATTCACATTTTCCACCAACGGAAGGTAATAATTTATATTTATTAAAAGATGGTAAAACTACTTTTGAAGCTATATTTAAAGCACTAGAAGCTGCCAAATCAACCATCCACTTACAGTATTATATTTTTGAAGAAGGGGAATTAGCAGATACTTTTTTAGATCTTTTTGTTAAGAAGATTAAAGAAGGGGTCTCTGTTCGGATGATTTATGATGGCGTAGGTAGTTTTTCTTTAAGTAAAAAATACCTGGCTAAATTACAAGAGATAGGGGTAGAGGTATACCCTTTTTTACCCTTTAAATTTGGTCGTTTTTTTAGAACATTAAACTATAGAAACCATAGAAAAATCATAGTTGTAGATGGTTTTATTGGTTTTACTGGCGGAATTAATATATCTGATAAATACCTAAAAGGAGATGAAACACTAGGGAAATGGCATGATATGCATTTGCAAATTATAGGACCAGCAGCAAAACATTTAGATTATGTTTTTGTAATGGACTGGTATTTAGTAAGTCAAAAAGACTGTACTCCTGTTAAGATAGATAGAACGATAGAAGGCGACGCTAATAGTTTGGTGCAAATTGTAGCTGGTGGTCCAGATGATGATTTTGCTTCTTTAGAACAAACTTATTTTTCTATTATTAATAAAGCTAAAAAATATATTTACATCACCAATCCGTATATTATTCCTGGTCAAGCAATTTTACAAGCTTTGCAAACAGCCGCTTTGAGTGGTGTAGATGTCCGTTTGCTAATTTCAGAACAAGTAGATAGTAAAATTGTAGGGTGGAGTGTGCGTTCTTATTTTGAAGCACTTTTAAAATCAGGGGTAAAAATCAACTTATTTCCTGATGGATTTTTACATAGTAAAATTATTGTTAGTGATGACGCCATAACTACCATAGGCACAGCAAATTTAGATGACCGTAGTTTTGAGCAAAATTATGAAGTAAATGCTCTAATTTATGATGAAGCATTTGCAAAATTGCTCAAAACAGATTTTCTAAATGATGCTCATATAAGTAAAAGCTTGTCCTACACAGAATTTATAAATAGGCCTTGGAGTGATAAGCTTAAAGAAGGTTTTGGAAAGTTATTTAGCGCACTACTATAA
- a CDS encoding 2-hydroxyacid dehydrogenase, protein MKILFYSSKDFEIPFLEKANTQNQKITFIKDALTSETALKAAGYKAISIFSGDDASSLVLEKLWDLGVKYITLRSAGHNNVHLEAAKNYGFKVANAPDYSPYAIAEHATALLLALNRKIVTANAQVKAYNFVQDNLMGFNLRGKTVGLIGTGSIGAAMASIMNGFGCTILAYDIAPNYELEALYNLKYKSLGQLCGASDIISLHIPLTEDNHYLINKERIYLMKKNVIIVNTARGAHVHTLDIIEAIENKQIGGYCTDVYEKEAGTFFKDFSNEELKDETLKKLLSLSNVLLTPHQGYMTNEALQNIADLTFENLNAWKEHKISKNEL, encoded by the coding sequence ATGAAAATATTATTTTACAGCAGTAAAGATTTTGAAATCCCATTTCTCGAAAAAGCAAATACTCAAAATCAGAAAATAACCTTCATTAAAGATGCGTTAACCAGTGAGACCGCTTTAAAGGCTGCAGGATACAAAGCTATTTCTATTTTCTCTGGAGATGATGCATCCTCATTAGTATTAGAAAAACTTTGGGATTTAGGAGTAAAATATATCACATTGCGCTCTGCAGGTCATAATAATGTACATTTAGAAGCTGCCAAAAACTACGGTTTTAAAGTGGCTAATGCTCCAGACTATTCTCCTTACGCTATTGCCGAACATGCTACAGCCTTGTTATTAGCTTTAAACCGTAAAATAGTTACGGCCAATGCGCAAGTAAAAGCCTATAATTTTGTTCAGGATAATTTAATGGGCTTTAATTTAAGAGGTAAAACTGTAGGGTTAATTGGCACAGGTAGTATTGGTGCTGCTATGGCAAGCATCATGAATGGTTTTGGTTGTACAATTTTAGCCTATGATATTGCGCCCAATTATGAATTAGAAGCACTATATAATTTAAAGTACAAAAGTTTAGGTCAGCTCTGTGGTGCATCAGATATTATAAGCTTACACATACCACTTACTGAGGATAATCACTACCTTATTAACAAAGAGCGTATTTATTTAATGAAAAAGAATGTAATTATAGTAAATACGGCTAGAGGTGCCCATGTACATACTCTAGATATTATTGAGGCTATTGAAAATAAACAAATTGGTGGCTATTGCACAGACGTCTATGAAAAAGAAGCAGGAACATTCTTTAAAGATTTTTCAAACGAGGAATTAAAAGATGAGACCTTAAAAAAGCTTTTAAGTTTATCTAATGTTTTACTGACTCCACATCAGGGATACATGACCAATGAAGCCTTACAAAATATTGCTGACTTAACATTTGAAAACTTGAATGCCTGGAAGGAACATAAAATAAGTAAGAACGAATTATAG
- a CDS encoding alpha/beta hydrolase, whose protein sequence is MTIFKTTEVSNPDFESNNLRFITVKSSNLKGRGDICVFVPPNKDLKDAPIITLLHGVYGSAWIWAHKAGVHFTALQMMQEEKIKPMVLAMPSDGLWGDGSAYLPHSDKDFETWITTDVNQAVIENIACTSKTSPLCIAGLSMGGYGALRLGAKYPEIYKGLSGHSSITTKSQMHLFVEEDESSYNQENLSDEDVFLLLQKNKLRLPPFRFDCGKDDILIEQNRRLHQLLKEEHIPHTYQEFEGKHEWSYWQEHIKDTLLFFDSLLD, encoded by the coding sequence ATGACTATATTTAAAACCACAGAAGTATCTAACCCTGATTTTGAAAGTAATAACCTACGTTTTATTACGGTTAAATCATCCAATCTGAAAGGAAGAGGTGATATTTGTGTTTTTGTTCCTCCCAATAAAGATTTGAAAGATGCGCCTATAATTACGCTTCTACATGGGGTATATGGCAGTGCTTGGATATGGGCCCATAAAGCAGGTGTACATTTTACCGCATTACAAATGATGCAAGAAGAAAAAATTAAACCTATGGTACTTGCTATGCCCTCTGATGGGTTATGGGGTGACGGCTCTGCATATCTACCACATTCTGATAAGGACTTTGAAACGTGGATTACCACAGATGTTAACCAAGCCGTCATAGAAAATATAGCGTGTACTAGTAAAACATCTCCATTATGTATTGCCGGATTATCAATGGGTGGGTATGGTGCGCTACGCTTGGGTGCTAAATATCCTGAAATTTATAAAGGACTTTCCGGTCATTCTTCTATCACTACTAAAAGCCAGATGCATTTATTTGTTGAAGAGGATGAAAGCAGCTATAATCAAGAAAACCTGTCCGATGAAGATGTATTTTTATTATTACAAAAAAATAAATTACGCTTACCTCCCTTCCGGTTTGATTGTGGTAAAGATGATATTCTAATTGAACAAAACAGAAGGCTTCATCAACTATTAAAAGAAGAGCATATACCGCATACCTATCAGGAATTTGAAGGAAAACACGAATGGAGTTATTGGCAAGAACACATTAAAGATACCTTGCTATTTTTTGATAGCTTATTAGACTAA
- a CDS encoding cytochrome P450, producing the protein MKESIFTDPFKKARQETGIGEMDDQNDPVAMILGHKEVRRAAHHWKSYSSGAVPGRIVIPSEVNIRSIRQIPFEVDPPQHGAYREVVEKWFKRPLEKKYEEELTLQIEALVTKVLDQDSFEVIHDFALVLQSQALTLLFNVSFEEAQTWISWGTHVFRSKDSALDGAKATVLYDYIDLKLAESSSNPGKDFYAVLLAAEVDGKKLTAEEAKGVLILTFAGGRDTVINAVTNSIAYFAEHPKSLEWLRKEPELLPTAIEELIRYFSPLTQMGRVAMQDTMVCQHAVKADSRISLCWASANRDETVFENADEVVLDRKANPHVAFGFGTHNCLGATHARQVMKVLLRTLIAKVKSIDIHEAKDNIEDLGDFKRKVGFDSLTVKFNKL; encoded by the coding sequence ATGAAGGAAAGTATTTTCACAGATCCTTTTAAAAAGGCAAGACAGGAAACAGGCATAGGAGAAATGGATGATCAAAATGATCCTGTTGCCATGATTTTAGGGCATAAGGAAGTACGTAGGGCTGCACATCATTGGAAAAGCTATAGTTCAGGAGCTGTTCCTGGCCGTATTGTTATACCGTCCGAAGTAAATATTAGAAGTATTCGGCAAATTCCGTTTGAAGTAGATCCTCCGCAACATGGTGCTTATCGGGAGGTGGTCGAAAAATGGTTTAAGCGACCATTAGAAAAAAAATACGAAGAAGAATTAACCTTACAGATTGAGGCTTTAGTAACAAAGGTGTTGGATCAAGATTCTTTTGAAGTGATTCATGATTTTGCATTGGTTTTACAATCTCAAGCACTCACCTTATTATTTAATGTCTCCTTTGAAGAAGCACAGACTTGGATATCTTGGGGTACCCACGTTTTTAGAAGTAAAGATTCTGCTTTAGATGGCGCAAAAGCAACTGTTCTTTACGATTATATAGACCTAAAATTAGCTGAAAGTAGCTCAAATCCAGGTAAGGATTTTTATGCTGTTTTATTAGCAGCGGAAGTAGATGGTAAAAAGCTAACTGCAGAAGAAGCTAAAGGGGTTCTTATTTTAACCTTTGCCGGAGGTAGAGACACTGTTATTAATGCGGTGACCAATAGTATCGCTTATTTCGCAGAACATCCAAAATCTTTAGAATGGCTCAGAAAAGAGCCAGAATTGTTACCTACCGCGATAGAAGAACTTATTCGTTACTTTTCGCCACTAACGCAAATGGGACGTGTGGCTATGCAGGATACTATGGTCTGCCAACATGCTGTAAAGGCAGATAGCAGAATTTCTCTGTGTTGGGCTTCTGCAAACCGGGATGAAACTGTATTTGAAAATGCTGATGAAGTGGTTTTAGACCGAAAGGCAAATCCGCATGTAGCCTTTGGTTTTGGCACGCATAATTGCCTTGGAGCTACTCATGCGAGGCAAGTAATGAAAGTGCTATTACGCACTTTAATTGCTAAAGTAAAAAGCATTGACATTCATGAAGCTAAGGATAATATAGAAGATCTTGGTGATTTTAAACGTAAAGTAGGTTTTGATTCTCTAACCGTAAAATTCAATAAACTATAA
- a CDS encoding AraC family transcriptional regulator, with protein sequence MKAQFEKIRPSNNSSFRAFVYEGDDFDAPWHFHPEFELTYIVAGEGVRYVGNSVQQFKAGDFVLLGSNLPHCWKNTSEKTSGVKSLVFQWDTNLLGVDWLDKSEFYSIKKLLKRASEGVCFHAIFSEKMAPKLHEIITNEPLEKLLEFLKLLEEISTVDSYKLLVTPGFTPILNSKTNQRIDVIQDFVANNFTTKIKLEDIAGTLAMGNEAFCRFFKKSLNKSFFTYLNEYRINMACKMLIESKKQVSQIGYECGYESLPFFYRQFDKYMNCSPLTFRKKYLKM encoded by the coding sequence TTGAAAGCACAATTTGAAAAAATTAGGCCATCAAACAATAGTTCTTTTAGAGCTTTTGTGTATGAGGGTGATGATTTTGATGCACCATGGCATTTTCATCCAGAATTTGAGCTTACGTATATTGTTGCGGGAGAAGGGGTACGTTATGTAGGAAACAGCGTGCAGCAGTTTAAAGCTGGTGATTTTGTACTTTTGGGTAGTAACTTACCACATTGTTGGAAAAATACTTCAGAAAAAACCTCAGGAGTAAAATCTTTAGTTTTTCAATGGGATACAAATCTTTTAGGGGTAGACTGGTTAGATAAAAGTGAGTTTTATAGTATAAAAAAATTATTAAAACGGGCCTCTGAAGGTGTTTGCTTTCATGCAATTTTTTCTGAAAAGATGGCTCCAAAATTACATGAAATTATTACAAATGAGCCCTTAGAGAAACTTTTAGAGTTCTTAAAACTTCTAGAAGAAATTAGTACTGTAGATTCTTATAAATTACTAGTGACACCTGGTTTTACTCCTATTTTAAATAGTAAGACTAACCAAAGAATAGATGTAATTCAGGATTTTGTAGCCAATAATTTCACTACAAAAATAAAATTAGAAGATATTGCAGGAACACTAGCAATGGGAAATGAAGCTTTTTGTCGATTTTTTAAAAAATCGCTTAACAAATCGTTCTTTACCTATTTAAATGAATACCGTATTAACATGGCCTGTAAAATGCTTATTGAATCTAAAAAACAAGTGAGTCAGATAGGCTATGAATGCGGATATGAAAGTCTACCTTTTTTTTATAGACAGTTTGATAAGTATATGAATTGTTCTCCCCTAACTTTTAGAAAAAAGTACTTAAAAATGTGA